In Neisseria animalis, a single window of DNA contains:
- the recB gene encoding exodeoxyribonuclease V subunit beta — MTTAQPFHPLLVPISGTNLIEASAGTGKTYGIAALFTRLVVLEQMPVENILVVTFTKAATAELKTRLRNRLDNVLQILEAVENANENTDGLTMYCHQEYAGDTFLPELLQKALAQETQARLVVRLKAAIGQFDNAAIYTIHGFCQRILRDYAFLCQTQFDVELSEEQHDRLLVPAQDFWRKRVSHDPVTARLVFKHNQTPQKILQGIQRFINRPYLVCRRPENDLPQAQHQAAETWQSIRLKLADLEETFWRVHPALNGNSYKKNTFANLFAVLKTADGQNRLPEHSDKPLDKLPMFAADILEAKIKKGQTPDLAAFADLQALANLGRDLERLAAAEQHALTLLQLDLLEHLNSALAQQKKTRRERGFDDLLLDVYTALTDNPHRHTLAETVAQNWRVALIDEFQDTDPLQYEIFRKIFINQERPLFLVGDPKQAIYSFRGADIYAYLQAAADARSHYTLTVNYRSHAKLVNSIGALFRQKDRPFVLANIDYAEVGAAREHSRLNPPRPAVSVRWLNQNTGKSENKDLLRKQAAEYCADEIAYALFEAAKGRLHFKDRPLQSGDIAVLVRTHNEGSLIAKSLKKRKIQSVLLHRESVFATAEAAALAALIGFWLTRRTADLRFVLGSVLFHYTAEQLYALNQDDAALLAWTDSAREAATLWKQHGFYAAMQGFAARHHIETRLLADGMERSLTNYQQLLELLAAEDEQSRTPASLHKWLLEQIHAATEDKAAGEHHTVRLESDEALVKIVTMHASKGLQYPLVYCPFVWDAAAIKPNDWQILHRRDGSSELLAKQQLDEADQIQLGDETASENLRLLYVALTRAEEQLNIYAGHCSNTADNTFAYLLEGGAAAERQNVHQTYKNEKNAAAQAQMLKNNWLRFIEAQQHNPDVEFAFTEEAPYTAFIANRSENAACRFQAAEIPARRFEFVRHTSFTGLSRHVKTVESEREELQPAVDAAESAILPEMPSANPHTDDVCHTIHHFPRGVKAGVCLHEILERLDFSAPAIEQSTQTAEILARYGFEDIWLPAVNAMIDYCRTTPLTGNHALGNIKAACRLPEMGFTLYMRDFNLTALRAWFARPDSGLPPECIQASEHLDFQDLQGFLNGFIDMVCQDADGNVCVIDYKSNHLGNDETAYTTAAMNEAMAHHHYYLQALIYAIAVARHFKLRGQTLEKISARYLFLRGMDGSQNGIWSWDIPTADLTEWLS, encoded by the coding sequence ATGACCACCGCCCAGCCTTTCCACCCTCTGCTCGTTCCCATCAGCGGCACCAACCTGATTGAAGCCTCCGCCGGCACAGGCAAAACATACGGCATTGCCGCGCTGTTTACCCGGCTGGTGGTACTGGAACAAATGCCGGTAGAAAACATTTTAGTCGTTACCTTCACCAAAGCAGCAACCGCCGAATTGAAAACCCGTCTGCGTAACCGGCTGGACAACGTCTTGCAGATTTTAGAAGCCGTTGAAAACGCAAACGAAAATACAGACGGCCTTACCATGTACTGCCATCAGGAATATGCCGGAGACACCTTTCTGCCCGAGCTGCTGCAAAAAGCCTTGGCACAAGAAACCCAAGCGCGGCTGGTGGTACGCCTGAAAGCCGCCATCGGACAATTCGACAACGCTGCCATTTACACCATACACGGCTTCTGCCAACGCATCTTGCGCGACTACGCTTTTCTCTGCCAAACGCAATTCGACGTAGAATTAAGCGAAGAGCAGCACGACCGCCTGCTTGTTCCCGCACAAGACTTCTGGCGCAAACGGGTCAGCCACGACCCCGTTACCGCCCGTCTGGTCTTCAAGCACAACCAAACCCCGCAGAAAATCCTGCAGGGGATACAACGTTTCATCAACCGCCCCTATCTGGTTTGCAGACGGCCTGAAAACGATTTGCCGCAAGCGCAGCATCAGGCTGCCGAAACATGGCAGAGCATCCGCCTGAAACTGGCGGATTTGGAAGAAACATTCTGGCGCGTCCACCCCGCCCTAAACGGCAACAGCTACAAGAAAAACACCTTTGCCAACCTGTTTGCCGTGCTCAAAACCGCAGACGGCCAAAACCGGCTGCCGGAACACAGCGACAAACCGCTCGACAAGCTGCCGATGTTTGCCGCCGACATACTGGAAGCAAAAATCAAAAAAGGCCAAACTCCCGACCTTGCCGCCTTTGCCGACTTGCAGGCTCTGGCAAACTTAGGACGCGACTTGGAGCGTCTTGCCGCAGCAGAACAACACGCCCTGACCCTGTTACAGCTCGACCTGCTCGAACACCTGAACAGCGCGCTGGCGCAACAGAAAAAAACGCGCCGCGAACGCGGTTTCGATGATCTGCTGCTGGATGTTTACACCGCCCTGACCGACAATCCCCACCGCCACACACTTGCCGAAACCGTGGCGCAAAACTGGCGCGTCGCACTGATCGACGAATTTCAGGATACCGATCCCTTACAGTACGAAATCTTCCGAAAAATATTCATCAACCAAGAACGCCCGTTGTTTTTAGTCGGCGACCCCAAGCAGGCCATTTACAGCTTTCGCGGTGCAGATATTTATGCCTACCTGCAAGCTGCCGCCGATGCCCGCTCCCATTACACGCTGACCGTCAACTACCGCAGCCATGCCAAACTGGTCAACAGCATCGGCGCGCTGTTCCGCCAAAAAGACCGCCCGTTTGTGTTAGCAAACATCGACTATGCAGAAGTCGGCGCCGCACGCGAACACAGCCGCCTGAATCCGCCACGCCCCGCCGTAAGCGTCCGCTGGCTGAACCAAAACACCGGCAAAAGCGAAAACAAAGACCTGCTCCGCAAACAAGCAGCGGAATATTGTGCCGATGAAATTGCCTATGCGCTTTTTGAGGCCGCCAAAGGCCGTCTGCATTTTAAAGACCGCCCGTTGCAGTCAGGCGACATTGCTGTCTTGGTTCGGACGCACAACGAAGGCAGCCTTATTGCCAAGTCTCTGAAAAAAAGAAAAATCCAAAGCGTACTGCTGCACCGCGAATCGGTATTTGCCACAGCCGAAGCCGCCGCGCTGGCCGCCCTTATCGGTTTTTGGCTTACCCGCCGCACCGCAGATTTACGTTTCGTTTTGGGCAGCGTTCTGTTTCATTACACCGCAGAGCAGTTGTACGCACTCAACCAAGACGATGCCGCCTTGCTTGCATGGACAGACTCCGCCCGCGAAGCCGCAACATTATGGAAACAGCACGGTTTTTACGCCGCCATGCAAGGCTTTGCCGCCCGGCACCATATCGAAACCCGCCTGCTTGCAGACGGCATGGAGCGCAGCCTGACCAACTACCAGCAATTATTAGAGCTGCTTGCGGCCGAAGACGAGCAAAGCCGCACGCCCGCGTCCCTGCACAAATGGCTGCTGGAACAAATTCATGCCGCCACCGAAGACAAAGCCGCAGGCGAACACCACACCGTGCGTTTGGAAAGCGACGAAGCCTTGGTCAAAATCGTAACCATGCATGCTTCCAAAGGTTTGCAGTATCCCTTGGTGTACTGCCCGTTTGTTTGGGACGCCGCCGCCATCAAACCCAACGATTGGCAGATTCTGCACCGCCGAGACGGTTCTTCCGAGCTGTTGGCCAAACAGCAGCTTGACGAAGCCGATCAAATCCAGCTTGGCGATGAAACCGCCTCCGAAAACCTGCGCTTGCTGTATGTTGCCCTAACCCGTGCCGAAGAACAGCTGAACATCTATGCCGGACATTGTTCCAATACTGCCGACAATACGTTTGCCTACCTGCTCGAAGGCGGCGCAGCGGCAGAACGTCAAAATGTGCATCAAACTTATAAAAACGAAAAAAATGCAGCGGCACAGGCGCAGATGTTGAAAAATAATTGGCTCAGGTTTATCGAAGCCCAACAGCATAATCCTGATGTTGAATTTGCTTTCACGGAAGAAGCACCTTATACTGCTTTTATTGCCAACCGCAGTGAAAACGCTGCCTGCCGTTTTCAAGCAGCCGAAATTCCGGCACGCCGGTTTGAGTTTGTCCGCCACACCAGTTTTACCGGTCTCAGCCGCCATGTGAAAACCGTTGAAAGCGAACGCGAAGAATTGCAGCCGGCCGTTGATGCCGCCGAAAGCGCAATACTGCCTGAAATGCCGTCTGCAAATCCGCATACGGACGATGTGTGCCACACTATCCACCACTTCCCGCGCGGCGTGAAAGCCGGGGTGTGCCTGCATGAAATACTGGAGCGGCTCGATTTTTCCGCACCCGCCATCGAACAAAGCACGCAAACCGCCGAAATTCTTGCGCGATACGGGTTTGAAGACATCTGGCTGCCGGCGGTCAACGCCATGATTGATTACTGCCGTACCACGCCGCTTACCGGAAACCATGCGCTCGGGAACATCAAAGCCGCCTGCCGTCTGCCGGAAATGGGCTTTACCCTGTATATGCGAGATTTCAACCTGACTGCCTTACGCGCATGGTTTGCCCGCCCCGACAGCGGTTTGCCGCCCGAATGCATTCAAGCCTCGGAACACTTGGACTTTCAAGATTTGCAAGGGTTTCTTAACGGCTTTATCGATATGGTCTGTCAAGATGCAGACGGCAATGTTTGCGTCATCGACTACAAGTCTAACCATTTGGGGAATGACGAAACCGCCTATACCACCGCCGCCATGAACGAAGCGATGGCACACCATCATTACTATCTGCAAGCATTGATTTACGCCATTGCCGTTGCCCGCCATTTCAAGCTGCGCGGACAAACTTTAGAGAAAATCTCCGCCCGCTACCTGTTTTTGCGCGGCATGGACGGTTCGCAAAACGGTATCTGGAGCTGGGACATTCCTACCGCAGATTTGACAGAATGGTTATCATGA
- the rbfA gene encoding 30S ribosome-binding factor RbfA, which produces MRKPQRGYARQDRVKEQIMRELAELVRTGLKDPRAGFITINEVEVTRDYSHATVFYTVLDDSTREITADALDHAKGHLRSELAKRIKLFKTPELHFKYDESLERGMSISSLIDQVAAEKPVED; this is translated from the coding sequence ATGAGAAAACCGCAACGCGGCTACGCCCGCCAAGACCGTGTCAAAGAACAAATCATGCGCGAGCTGGCCGAGCTGGTCCGCACCGGCCTGAAAGACCCGCGCGCAGGCTTCATCACCATCAACGAAGTCGAAGTCACCCGTGATTACAGTCACGCCACCGTGTTTTACACCGTGTTGGACGACAGCACCCGCGAGATTACGGCAGACGCGCTCGATCACGCCAAAGGCCACTTGCGCAGCGAATTGGCCAAGCGCATCAAACTTTTCAAAACGCCCGAGCTGCATTTCAAATACGACGAATCGCTGGAACGCGGTATGAGCATTTCCAGCCTCATCGACCAAGTAGCGGCAGAAAAACCGGTGGAAGACTGA
- a CDS encoding calcium:proton antiporter: MAHKHAMLPIWSVALPLAAWAGYFFGIDGTLMQLAGGALLIGSVLSAVHHAEVVAHKVGEPFGTIILALAITVLEVGLIVSLMVASDGNAPTLARDTVFAAIMLILTGLLGGSLLLGGFRHHEQFFGQKSVSTALVTLISILVLTLVLPNFTTSTVEGTYSNSQLVFVAVASLVLYFSFIAMQTVRHRDYFLSDDDDESRHAEPPSLAVAAASLLLLVVCLGIVILLAKALSPAIEGMVAAVGAPPSLVGVIIAAVVLMPEGLAALTAAHRNRLQTSVNLALGSALASIGLTIPAVAIVCLIYDIDVVLGLDTKSMILLGLSTFTVMLSLNQGRSNMLYGIVLLVNLAAYIFTIIVP; this comes from the coding sequence ATGGCACACAAACACGCTATGCTTCCCATCTGGTCTGTCGCGCTGCCGCTGGCGGCGTGGGCAGGCTATTTTTTCGGTATCGACGGCACGCTGATGCAGCTTGCCGGAGGCGCATTATTGATAGGCAGCGTTTTATCTGCCGTGCACCATGCCGAAGTGGTGGCGCATAAAGTCGGCGAACCCTTCGGTACCATTATTCTGGCACTGGCGATTACGGTGCTGGAAGTCGGCCTGATTGTGTCGCTGATGGTTGCGTCCGACGGCAACGCGCCTACGCTGGCGCGGGATACCGTATTTGCAGCGATTATGCTGATTCTCACCGGCCTGCTCGGCGGCAGCCTGCTGCTGGGCGGTTTCCGCCATCACGAACAGTTTTTCGGACAAAAATCGGTCAGTACCGCGCTGGTCACGCTGATTTCCATTTTGGTGCTGACGCTGGTTCTGCCGAATTTCACCACTTCGACGGTGGAAGGCACTTACAGCAACAGCCAGCTGGTTTTTGTCGCCGTTGCCTCGCTGGTATTGTATTTTTCGTTTATTGCCATGCAGACCGTGCGCCACCGCGATTATTTCCTGTCTGACGACGACGATGAAAGCCGCCATGCCGAGCCGCCTTCCCTTGCGGTCGCCGCCGCCTCCCTGCTGCTGCTGGTCGTGTGTCTGGGCATCGTGATTCTGCTGGCCAAAGCCCTCTCTCCCGCCATCGAAGGCATGGTTGCCGCCGTCGGCGCGCCGCCTTCTTTGGTCGGCGTGATTATCGCTGCCGTGGTACTGATGCCCGAAGGCTTGGCCGCGCTCACCGCCGCCCACCGCAACCGCCTCCAAACCAGCGTCAACCTCGCACTCGGATCCGCCTTGGCCAGTATCGGCCTGACCATTCCCGCCGTGGCCATCGTCTGCCTGATTTACGACATCGACGTTGTGCTGGGCTTGGATACGAAATCCATGATTTTATTGGGCTTGAGTACTTTTACCGTGATGCTCTCGCTCAATCAGGGCCGTAGCAATATGCTTTACGGCATCGTTTTGCTGGTTAACTTGGCCGCTTATATTTTTACCATTATCGTCCCATAA
- the truB gene encoding tRNA pseudouridine(55) synthase TruB — protein MTKPTKRAVNGVLLLDKPLNLSSNTALQKARRLYRAEKAGHTGVLDPLATGLLPVCFGEAAKFAQYLLDADKAYTATLQLGAASSTGDAEGEIIATARTDISREEFQTACTALTGNIRQVPPMFSALKHEGKPLYEYARQGIVIERKPRDITIYSIEITDFAAPKAVIDVRCSKGTYIRTLSEDIAKQMHTFAHLTALRRTETAGFHIGQTHTLEAIEALDEAGRDALLLPCDVLVRHLPKIELNDKAVEMLKFGQRPQFHENISAASPIRVYTKNGGFVGLVEYRQEIGRLQALRLMNTAKG, from the coding sequence ATGACCAAACCGACCAAACGCGCCGTTAACGGCGTGCTGCTGCTCGACAAACCCTTAAACCTCTCCAGCAATACCGCGCTGCAAAAAGCCCGCCGCCTCTACCGCGCCGAAAAAGCGGGACACACCGGCGTACTCGACCCGCTGGCAACCGGCCTGCTGCCCGTCTGCTTCGGCGAAGCCGCCAAATTCGCGCAATACCTGCTGGATGCCGACAAAGCCTACACTGCCACCCTGCAACTCGGCGCAGCCAGCAGCACCGGTGACGCTGAAGGCGAAATCATCGCCACCGCCCGCACCGACATCAGCCGGGAAGAATTTCAGACGGCCTGCACCGCGCTGACCGGCAACATCCGCCAAGTACCGCCGATGTTTTCCGCCTTGAAACACGAAGGCAAACCGCTGTACGAATATGCGCGCCAAGGCATCGTTATCGAACGCAAACCGCGCGACATCACCATTTATTCGATAGAAATTACCGATTTTGCCGCACCGAAAGCCGTGATTGACGTGCGTTGCAGCAAGGGTACCTACATCCGCACCCTCAGCGAAGACATCGCAAAACAGATGCATACTTTCGCCCACCTCACCGCCCTGCGCCGCACCGAAACCGCCGGTTTCCATATCGGCCAAACACATACCTTGGAAGCAATCGAAGCCTTGGACGAGGCCGGACGCGACGCGCTCTTGCTGCCCTGCGATGTTTTGGTGCGGCATCTGCCGAAAATCGAATTAAACGACAAAGCCGTGGAAATGCTCAAATTCGGCCAACGCCCGCAGTTTCATGAAAACATTTCCGCCGCTTCTCCGATTCGCGTTTACACGAAAAACGGCGGGTTTGTCGGACTTGTCGAATACCGGCAAGAGATAGGCCGTCTGCAAGCCCTGCGGCTGATGAACACGGCAAAGGGTTAA
- a CDS encoding site-specific recombinase, whose product MKKLTPQNLHSVLSERIGDADFVSVLNALIQFLRSGGKKNAAARFDQILITFRQDEALCRQFGDCFYLWLAKIHVYPALIKLGIFSRNSFAREMIDRIYERFSPSYKDLNNLLEVFLYLFQSENDDRWLSTISLRQWLNLYELIQRHAADSILQTTSRQLSEARIRAIEMLAIWVASEALQPEFVRLAPRLLAADSAFVGLQRETALLVEHYRHNSSSYDTAHLEVMFDQCQTQVIYLRRRGTGAGSGSSIQVAHLLERLQQTLDRLKLLINIQTQEQRNRLVISLMNSMIYAAVEQYSTRHLRKSSVRMLTRSITENTSNRGEHYITRNRKEYLNMLYSAAGGGVIIALMALHKIHIAGLGFGEFTTAFLSGLNYGLGFMLIHVLHCTVATKQPAMTAASFAEQVELNERGRAVDNKLAKLLIDVCRSQSVAVFGNVGVAVLLAGLISTFYALQTGNTLLSAEDTAYQFKSIDVFTQPTLWYAAIAGVWLFCSGIIAGFFDNRADYLDLRRRLTINPLLRRIMPAKLRSRFAVYIHKHYGSLMGNFIFGMLLGLTGFFGHLLGLPLDIRHVAFSSANLGYAAISGEVGVIAFMYGMFGVLAIGTVNLMVSFTLALFVALRSRGTQLGSLRNILKSVWLQVKNNPLQLVYPQTEPKSEGKTDNKP is encoded by the coding sequence ATGAAAAAACTCACTCCGCAAAACCTGCACTCGGTGTTGAGCGAACGTATCGGCGATGCTGATTTTGTTTCCGTACTCAACGCCCTCATTCAATTTTTACGCAGCGGCGGCAAAAAAAATGCTGCCGCCCGTTTCGACCAAATCCTGATTACCTTCAGACAGGACGAAGCACTTTGCCGTCAGTTTGGCGATTGTTTCTATCTTTGGCTGGCAAAAATCCATGTTTATCCCGCCCTGATCAAGCTGGGTATTTTCTCCCGCAACAGCTTCGCCCGCGAGATGATAGATCGCATTTACGAGCGCTTCAGCCCTTCGTATAAAGACTTGAACAACCTTTTAGAAGTATTCCTTTATCTTTTCCAATCGGAAAACGATGACCGCTGGCTTTCCACCATCAGCCTGCGCCAATGGTTGAATTTATACGAACTGATTCAACGTCATGCCGCCGATTCAATTTTGCAGACGACTTCACGCCAGTTGAGCGAAGCACGCATCCGCGCCATTGAGATGCTGGCTATCTGGGTAGCCTCCGAAGCACTGCAACCGGAGTTTGTCCGCCTCGCACCACGCTTGCTGGCTGCGGATTCTGCGTTTGTCGGATTACAGCGGGAAACCGCCTTATTGGTAGAACATTACCGCCACAACAGCAGCAGCTACGACACCGCTCATTTGGAAGTGATGTTCGACCAATGCCAAACCCAAGTGATTTATCTCCGTCGGCGGGGAACGGGCGCAGGTTCCGGTTCCTCAATACAAGTAGCCCACCTGCTGGAGCGTTTGCAACAAACTTTGGACCGCCTAAAACTTCTCATCAATATCCAAACCCAAGAACAACGCAACCGCTTGGTCATCAGCCTGATGAACTCTATGATTTATGCGGCAGTCGAGCAATACAGTACCCGTCATCTGCGTAAGAGCAGCGTACGCATGCTGACACGCAGCATTACTGAAAACACCAGCAACAGAGGCGAACACTACATCACGCGCAACCGCAAAGAATACTTGAATATGCTGTATTCCGCAGCAGGTGGCGGCGTTATCATCGCATTGATGGCTTTACACAAAATCCATATCGCCGGCTTGGGATTCGGCGAATTTACCACGGCTTTTCTTTCCGGCCTGAACTACGGCTTGGGATTTATGCTGATTCACGTCCTTCACTGTACTGTGGCCACCAAGCAGCCCGCCATGACAGCTGCCAGCTTCGCCGAACAAGTCGAATTAAACGAACGTGGGCGTGCCGTTGACAACAAACTTGCCAAACTGCTCATCGACGTATGCCGTTCGCAAAGCGTAGCCGTCTTCGGTAATGTCGGTGTTGCCGTATTGCTGGCCGGACTGATTTCTACTTTCTATGCGCTGCAAACCGGCAACACGCTGCTGAGTGCCGAAGATACTGCCTATCAATTCAAGTCGATTGATGTGTTTACCCAACCGACTTTATGGTATGCGGCGATTGCCGGCGTATGGCTGTTTTGTTCGGGCATTATTGCCGGCTTCTTCGACAACCGTGCCGACTATCTCGACCTGCGCCGCCGCCTGACCATCAACCCGCTGTTGCGCCGCATTATGCCTGCCAAACTCCGCAGCAGATTTGCCGTCTATATCCACAAACATTACGGCTCGCTGATGGGTAATTTCATCTTCGGCATGCTGTTGGGCTTAACCGGCTTTTTCGGACACCTTCTCGGCCTGCCTCTCGATATCCGTCATGTTGCCTTTTCCTCTGCAAACTTAGGCTATGCAGCCATCAGCGGAGAAGTCGGCGTTATCGCATTTATGTACGGAATGTTCGGCGTACTGGCAATCGGTACGGTAAACCTGATGGTCAGCTTTACCCTTGCCCTGTTTGTCGCCTTACGCTCGCGCGGTACCCAACTCGGCAGTCTTCGCAATATCCTCAAAAGTGTATGGCTGCAAGTAAAAAATAATCCCTTGCAACTAGTTTATCCTCAAACCGAACCAAAATCCGAGGGTAAAACAGACAACAAACCTTAA
- the infB gene encoding translation initiation factor IF-2 gives MSNTTVEQFAAEMNKSVDVLLKQLQDAGVNKSSGGDSLTFEDKQLLAQYLKKQNGSDNATISIRRTKTEVSTVDGVKVETRRRGRSVTIPSAEELAAEAKAKAKAEAQKAAQEAEAAAAAKAEAAAEQERAAAERAKAKAEAEAEAAKLKAAKEAKSAAQEHAAEEKTQQEQTVKTEKAEDKPKAANKAKQEKPSKEKEAKKASAAPAAPQPVVNAEEAERRAEEERRAAALRAHQEALLKEKQERQARREAAKIQAAAEAKTAKEAKAAELRTAKPSKPSASATQEAAKGTPASGRGKKDDRHSRDEDSRPRGGKNAKGGRNQHAGQDERVRSGKKGKKQLKLEPNQHAFQAPTEPVVHEVLVPETITVADLAHKMAVKGVEVVKALMKMGMMVTINQSIDQDTALIVVEELGHIGKPAAADDPEAFLGDDSEHDQAEQLPRPPVVTVMGHVDHGKTSLLDYIRRAKVVQGEAGGITQHIGAYHVKTPRGVITFLDTPGHEAFTAMRARGAKATDIVILVVAADDGVMPQTIEAIAHAKAAGVPIVVAVNKIDKDSANPERIRQELTAHEVIPDDWGGSTQFVDVSAKQGINIDALLEAVLLEAEVLELTAPADAPAKGIIVEARLDKGRGAVATLLVQSGTLRKGDMLLAGTAFGKIRAMNDENGKPISEAGPSIPVEILGLSDVPNAGEDAMVLADEKKAREIALFRQGKYRDVRLAKQQAAKLENMFSNMGENQAQSLSVIIKADVQGSYEALSGSLKKLSTDEVKVNVLHSGVGGITESDVNLAIASGAFIIGFNVRADASARKLAENENVEIRYYNIIYDAIDDVKAAMSGMLSPEEKEQITGTVEIRQVISVSKVGNIAGCMVTDGVVKRDSHIRLIRNNVVIHTGELSSLKRYKDDVKEVKMGFECGLMIKGYNEIMEGDQIECFDIVEVARSL, from the coding sequence ATGAGTAACACAACCGTAGAACAATTTGCCGCCGAAATGAATAAATCCGTCGACGTATTATTGAAGCAACTGCAAGATGCAGGTGTGAACAAAAGCAGCGGCGGAGACTCTTTGACTTTTGAAGACAAACAGCTGTTGGCCCAATACTTGAAAAAGCAAAACGGCAGCGATAATGCAACCATCAGTATCCGCCGCACCAAAACCGAGGTCAGCACCGTTGACGGCGTGAAAGTGGAAACCCGCCGTCGCGGACGTTCGGTAACCATTCCTTCGGCGGAAGAATTGGCCGCGGAAGCCAAAGCCAAAGCAAAAGCAGAGGCTCAAAAGGCTGCCCAAGAAGCAGAAGCGGCTGCGGCAGCGAAAGCAGAGGCTGCTGCGGAGCAGGAACGCGCTGCGGCAGAAAGAGCGAAAGCAAAAGCTGAAGCCGAAGCGGAAGCTGCAAAACTGAAAGCAGCCAAAGAGGCAAAATCGGCTGCACAAGAACATGCAGCCGAAGAAAAAACACAGCAAGAGCAAACGGTCAAAACCGAAAAGGCTGAAGACAAACCTAAAGCCGCCAATAAAGCCAAGCAGGAGAAGCCGTCCAAAGAGAAGGAAGCAAAAAAAGCATCTGCTGCTCCGGCTGCTCCCCAGCCGGTGGTTAATGCGGAAGAAGCCGAGCGGCGTGCGGAAGAAGAGCGGCGTGCTGCTGCTTTGCGCGCACATCAGGAAGCCTTGTTGAAAGAGAAACAAGAGCGTCAGGCGCGTCGCGAAGCTGCCAAAATTCAAGCTGCGGCCGAAGCAAAAACTGCGAAAGAAGCCAAAGCGGCAGAATTGCGTACGGCCAAACCTTCCAAGCCGTCTGCATCTGCAACACAGGAGGCTGCCAAAGGTACGCCTGCTTCAGGACGGGGTAAAAAAGACGACCGTCACAGCCGTGATGAGGACAGCCGTCCGCGCGGCGGTAAAAATGCCAAAGGCGGACGTAACCAGCATGCGGGTCAGGACGAGCGCGTGCGCAGCGGCAAAAAAGGCAAAAAACAGCTCAAACTGGAGCCGAACCAACACGCTTTCCAAGCACCTACCGAACCGGTAGTACATGAGGTTCTGGTGCCTGAAACCATTACTGTTGCCGACTTGGCGCATAAAATGGCCGTTAAGGGCGTGGAAGTGGTCAAAGCCCTGATGAAGATGGGTATGATGGTAACCATCAACCAATCCATCGACCAAGATACGGCTCTGATTGTGGTGGAAGAGCTGGGCCATATCGGCAAGCCTGCCGCCGCCGATGATCCCGAAGCATTTTTGGGTGACGACAGTGAACACGATCAGGCCGAACAGCTGCCGCGTCCGCCGGTGGTAACCGTTATGGGTCACGTTGACCACGGTAAAACCTCGCTGCTCGACTACATCCGCCGTGCCAAAGTGGTACAGGGCGAAGCAGGCGGCATTACCCAGCACATCGGTGCGTATCACGTGAAAACCCCGCGCGGCGTGATTACCTTTTTGGATACGCCGGGTCACGAAGCGTTTACCGCCATGCGCGCGCGCGGTGCGAAAGCAACCGATATCGTGATTCTGGTGGTGGCTGCCGACGACGGTGTGATGCCGCAAACCATCGAAGCGATTGCCCATGCCAAAGCGGCGGGCGTGCCGATTGTGGTTGCCGTCAATAAAATCGATAAAGATTCCGCCAATCCGGAGCGCATCCGTCAAGAATTGACCGCGCACGAAGTGATTCCCGATGATTGGGGCGGTTCGACCCAGTTTGTCGATGTGTCCGCCAAACAAGGTATCAATATCGATGCTTTGCTGGAAGCGGTATTGCTCGAAGCCGAGGTGTTGGAGCTGACGGCACCTGCGGATGCTCCGGCCAAAGGCATCATCGTCGAAGCCCGCTTGGACAAAGGCCGCGGCGCGGTGGCGACTTTGCTGGTGCAAAGCGGCACATTGCGCAAAGGCGACATGCTGCTGGCGGGTACGGCATTCGGTAAAATCCGTGCCATGAACGATGAAAACGGCAAGCCGATTAGCGAAGCGGGTCCGTCGATTCCGGTGGAGATTTTGGGTTTGTCTGATGTGCCGAATGCGGGTGAAGACGCCATGGTGTTGGCCGATGAGAAAAAAGCGCGTGAAATCGCCCTGTTCCGTCAGGGCAAATACCGCGATGTGCGTTTGGCCAAACAACAGGCCGCCAAGCTGGAAAACATGTTCAGCAACATGGGCGAAAACCAAGCACAATCCTTGTCGGTTATCATCAAAGCCGACGTACAGGGTTCTTACGAAGCATTGTCAGGCAGTCTGAAAAAACTTTCCACCGACGAGGTGAAAGTCAACGTATTGCACAGCGGTGTCGGCGGCATTACAGAGAGCGATGTCAATCTGGCGATTGCTTCCGGCGCGTTTATCATCGGGTTTAACGTGCGCGCAGACGCTTCCGCACGCAAGCTGGCCGAAAATGAAAACGTGGAAATCCGCTACTACAACATCATTTACGATGCCATCGACGATGTGAAGGCGGCCATGAGCGGCATGCTCTCTCCGGAAGAAAAAGAGCAGATTACCGGTACCGTGGAAATCCGCCAAGTCATCAGCGTATCCAAAGTCGGCAATATTGCGGGCTGTATGGTGACCGACGGCGTGGTCAAACGCGATTCTCATATCCGTCTGATCCGCAACAACGTGGTCATCCATACCGGCGAGTTGTCATCGCTCAAACGCTACAAAGACGATGTGAAAGAAGTCAAAATGGGCTTCGAGTGCGGCTTGATGATTAAAGGCTACAACGAAATCATGGAAGGCGACCAGATCGAATGTTTCGATATTGTTGAAGTGGCGCGCTCACTGTAA